The Salvelinus namaycush isolate Seneca chromosome 16, SaNama_1.0, whole genome shotgun sequence genome has a segment encoding these proteins:
- the ngrn gene encoding neugrin: MSFRMVSLIASRLGKLSVMPTRSCSRNVSRDASKAWMDQRQTHRTSAHRHREKEERFEDPDMDDVDDKVQAVFSEERRRQRTVKYHIVKRQLTESGAPERKLSWDAMEQIRYLKQELPEEWTIDRLAEGFSVHRDIILRVLRSKFTPKPERKAKQDASVWARLRQQALPGSGAGGQGRQQALPGGGAGGQDRQQALPGGGAGGQGRQQALPGGGAGGQDRQQALPGSGAGGQGRQQALPGGGAGGQGRQQALPGGGAGGQGRQQALPGGGAGGQGRQQALPGGGAGGQGRQQALPGGGAGGQGRQQALPGSGAGGQGRQQALPGGGAGGQGRQQALPGGGAGGQDRQQALPGGGGAGGPGRPQLPASGHRSSKPAMLPAGSGTGALVTLASHSSQRLIARDLEDGPGPRAMMTTANSPAAPLTSLPTQLSSSPTLHRRHTSGQDNSREEWEEEENVPEDNVSEKVEEKDDQEERWDGRVFSEEELEELMLSSKPSRVVQNGIEFFDSEGNFLYRI; this comes from the exons ATGTCTTTCAGGATGGTCTCCTTGATAGCCTCCAGGCTTGGCAAACTGTCAGTGATGCCCACAAGGAGCTGTAGTCGAAACGTCAGCAGAGATGCCAGCAAGGCCTGGATGGATCAGAGGCAGACACACAGGACCTCGgcccacagacacagagagaaggaggagaggtttGAAGATCCAGATATGGACGATGTAGACGACAAGGTCCAGGCTGTGTTCAG tgaagagaggaggagacagaggacgGTGAAGTACCATATAGTCAAGAGACAGCTGACTGAGTCTGGAGCTCCAGAGAGGAAGCTGAGCTGGGACGCCATGGAACAGATCAG GTATCTGAAGCAGGAGCTACCAGAGGAATGGACCATTGACCGTCTGGCAGAGGGATTCTCTGTCCATCGTGACATCATCCTACGAGTCCTGAGGAGCAAGTTCACCCCCAAACCAGAGAGGAAGGCTAAACAGGACGCCAGCGTGTGGGCCAGGCTGAGACAGCAGGCCTTACCTGGGAGTGGAGCAGGGGGACAGGGCAGGCAGCAGGCCTTACCTGGTGGTGGAGCAGGGGGACAGGACAGGCAGCAGGCCTTACCTGGTGGTGGAGCAGGGGGACAGGGCAGGCAGCAGGCCTTACCTGGTGGTGGAGCAGGGGGACAGGACAGGCAGCAGGCCTTACCTGGTAGTGGAGCAGGGGGACAGGGCAGGCAGCAGGCCTTACCTGGGGGTGGAGCAGGGGGACAGGGCAGGCAGCAGGCCTTACCTGGTGGTGGAGCAGGGGGACAGGGCAGGCAGCAGGCCTTACCTGGTGGTGGAGCAGGGGGACAGGGCAGGCAGCAGGCCTTACCTGGGGGTGGAGCAGGGGGACAGGGCAGGCAGCAGGCCTTACCTGGTGGTGGAGCAGGGGGACAGGGCAGGCAGCAGGCCTTACCTGGGAGTGGAGCAGGGGGACAGGGCAGGCAGCAGGCCTTACCTGGTGGTGGAGCAGGGGGACAGGGCAGGCAGCAAGCCCTACCTGGTGGTGGAGCAGGGGGACAGGACAGGCAGCAAGCCCTACCTGGTGGTGGAGGGGCAGGGGGACCGGGCAGACCACAGCTGCCTGCCTCTGGACATAGAAGTAGCAAACCAGCCATGCTGCCCGCAGGAAGTGGCACTGGTGCCCTGGTCACCCTGGCTAGCCACAGTAGCCAGAGGCTGATAGCCAGGGACTTGGAGGATGGCCCTGGCCCAAGAGCCATGATGACTACTGCTAATAGTCCTGCTGCTCCTCTCACCTCACTACCCACCCAGCTCTCATCCTCACCAACCCTGCACAGGAGACACACCTCAGGACAAGATAACTctagagaggagtgggaggaagaggagaatgtTCCAGAGGACAATGTGTCGGAGAAGGTTGAGGAGAAAGACGACCAGGAGGAGAGATGGGATGGAAGGGTGTTTTCAGAGGAAGAACTGGAGGAACTAATGCTGTCGTCAAAGCCTTCGCGAGTGGTACAGAATGGGATAGAGTTCTTTGACAGCGAAGGAAACTTCCTGTACAGAATCTGA